The Janthinobacterium lividum genome has a window encoding:
- a CDS encoding sigma-70 family RNA polymerase sigma factor: MVARYYQELLNFCWRSLRNREAAADLVQESYARVLGEAAVREPRALLYHTARNLLIDQHRRAALRQHDELDALPEAAHPATPRHLQPEQALESSQDWQACVAAIDALPPRCRDAFVLHVFEELPHAQIAARMGISVSMVEKHIARGMLSCQAQLRSLRECA; the protein is encoded by the coding sequence GTGGTTGCACGCTATTATCAAGAACTGTTGAACTTTTGCTGGCGCAGCTTGCGCAACCGCGAGGCTGCTGCCGACCTGGTGCAGGAAAGCTATGCGCGCGTGCTGGGCGAAGCGGCCGTGCGCGAACCGCGCGCGCTGCTGTACCACACGGCGCGCAATCTGCTGATCGACCAGCACCGCCGCGCCGCCTTGCGCCAGCACGATGAACTCGACGCCCTGCCGGAGGCCGCGCATCCGGCAACACCGCGCCATTTGCAGCCGGAACAGGCGCTGGAAAGCAGCCAGGACTGGCAAGCCTGCGTGGCTGCCATCGACGCCTTGCCGCCCCGCTGCCGCGACGCCTTTGTGCTGCACGTCTTCGAGGAATTGCCGCACGCGCAAATCGCCGCGCGCATGGGCATTTCCGTGAGCATGGTGGAAAAACATATCGCGCGGGGCATGCTCAGTTGCCAGGCGCAGTTGCGTTCTCTGCGGGAATGCGCATAA